One Oncorhynchus kisutch isolate 150728-3 linkage group LG13, Okis_V2, whole genome shotgun sequence DNA window includes the following coding sequences:
- the dph5 gene encoding diphthine methyl ester synthase isoform X2: MLYFIGLGLGDAKDITVKGLEIVKQCSRVYLEAYTSILTVGKDALEDYYGRELILADRDMVEQEADEILKGADVSDVAFLVVGDPFGATTHSDLVLRAVNAGIQYRVIHNASIMNAVGCCGLQLYNFGETVSIVFWTDTWRPESFYDKIKKNRDLGMHTLCLLDIKVKEQSMENLMRGRKIYEPPRFMTVSQAAEQLLEIVQNRRERGDDLAISEETICVGLARVGAEDQVILAGTLRQLASCDLGGPLHSMIVTGHLHPLEVDMLRLSAATPDALQNLRMTDSSTYTS, encoded by the exons ATGCTGTACTTTATTGGGCTTGGGTTGGGAGATGCAAAGGACATCACCGTAAAGGGGTTAGAAATTGTAAAGCAATGCAGTCGTGTATACTTGGAAGCCTACACGTCCATATTGACAGTTGGGAAAGATGCATTG GAGGATTACTATGGACGGGAGCTGATActggctgacagagacatggtggaACAGGAGGCTGATGAGATCCTGAAAGGGGCTGACGTCAGTGATGTGGCATTTCTTGTGGTGGGAGATCCATTTGG CGCCACCACCCACAGTGACTTGGTCCTGAGAGCAGTGAATGCTGGGATACAATACAGGGTCATCCATAATGCCTCTATCATGAACGCAGTTGGATGCTGCGGCCTCCAG CTGTACAACTTTGGAGAGACGGTGTCCATTGTGTTCTGGACAGATACGTGGAGACCGGAAAGCTTCTACGATAAAATCAAGAAGAACAGGGACCTGGGGATGCACACACTATGTTTGCTTG ATATCAAAGTCAAAGAGCAGTCCATGGAGAACCTCATGAG GGGCCGTAAGATTTATGAACCGCCCAGGTTTATGACCGTGAGCCAGGCGGCTGAGCAGCTCCTGGAGATAGTACAAAACAGGAGGGAGCGGGGAGATGACCTGG CCATCAGCGAGGAGACCATATGTGTGGGTCTGGCCAGGGTGGGAGCAGAGGACCAGGTCATCCTCGCGGGGACACTCCGCCAACTGGCGTCATGTGACCTGGGCGGCCCGCTGCATTCCATGATCGTTACGGGTCACCTGCACCCGCTGGAGGTAGACATGTTGCGTTTGTCAGCTGCCACCCCCGACGCACTGCAGAACCTCCGAATGACCGACAGCTCAACGTACACCTCCTAA
- the dph5 gene encoding diphthine methyl ester synthase isoform X1, translating into MLYFIGLGLGDAKDITVKGLEIVKQCSRVYLEAYTSILTVGKDALEDYYGRELILADRDMVEQEADEILKGADVSDVAFLVVGDPFGATTHSDLVLRAVNAGIQYRVIHNASIMNAVGCCGLQLYNFGETVSIVFWTDTWRPESFYDKIKKNRDLGMHTLCLLALLFLSADIKVKEQSMENLMRGRKIYEPPRFMTVSQAAEQLLEIVQNRRERGDDLAISEETICVGLARVGAEDQVILAGTLRQLASCDLGGPLHSMIVTGHLHPLEVDMLRLSAATPDALQNLRMTDSSTYTS; encoded by the exons ATGCTGTACTTTATTGGGCTTGGGTTGGGAGATGCAAAGGACATCACCGTAAAGGGGTTAGAAATTGTAAAGCAATGCAGTCGTGTATACTTGGAAGCCTACACGTCCATATTGACAGTTGGGAAAGATGCATTG GAGGATTACTATGGACGGGAGCTGATActggctgacagagacatggtggaACAGGAGGCTGATGAGATCCTGAAAGGGGCTGACGTCAGTGATGTGGCATTTCTTGTGGTGGGAGATCCATTTGG CGCCACCACCCACAGTGACTTGGTCCTGAGAGCAGTGAATGCTGGGATACAATACAGGGTCATCCATAATGCCTCTATCATGAACGCAGTTGGATGCTGCGGCCTCCAG CTGTACAACTTTGGAGAGACGGTGTCCATTGTGTTCTGGACAGATACGTGGAGACCGGAAAGCTTCTACGATAAAATCAAGAAGAACAGGGACCTGGGGATGCACACACTATGTTTGCTTG CCCTCCTTTTTTTGTCCGCAGATATCAAAGTCAAAGAGCAGTCCATGGAGAACCTCATGAG GGGCCGTAAGATTTATGAACCGCCCAGGTTTATGACCGTGAGCCAGGCGGCTGAGCAGCTCCTGGAGATAGTACAAAACAGGAGGGAGCGGGGAGATGACCTGG CCATCAGCGAGGAGACCATATGTGTGGGTCTGGCCAGGGTGGGAGCAGAGGACCAGGTCATCCTCGCGGGGACACTCCGCCAACTGGCGTCATGTGACCTGGGCGGCCCGCTGCATTCCATGATCGTTACGGGTCACCTGCACCCGCTGGAGGTAGACATGTTGCGTTTGTCAGCTGCCACCCCCGACGCACTGCAGAACCTCCGAATGACCGACAGCTCAACGTACACCTCCTAA
- the dph5 gene encoding diphthine methyl ester synthase isoform X3, protein MVEQEADEILKGADVSDVAFLVVGDPFGATTHSDLVLRAVNAGIQYRVIHNASIMNAVGCCGLQLYNFGETVSIVFWTDTWRPESFYDKIKKNRDLGMHTLCLLALLFLSADIKVKEQSMENLMRGRKIYEPPRFMTVSQAAEQLLEIVQNRRERGDDLAISEETICVGLARVGAEDQVILAGTLRQLASCDLGGPLHSMIVTGHLHPLEVDMLRLSAATPDALQNLRMTDSSTYTS, encoded by the exons atggtggaACAGGAGGCTGATGAGATCCTGAAAGGGGCTGACGTCAGTGATGTGGCATTTCTTGTGGTGGGAGATCCATTTGG CGCCACCACCCACAGTGACTTGGTCCTGAGAGCAGTGAATGCTGGGATACAATACAGGGTCATCCATAATGCCTCTATCATGAACGCAGTTGGATGCTGCGGCCTCCAG CTGTACAACTTTGGAGAGACGGTGTCCATTGTGTTCTGGACAGATACGTGGAGACCGGAAAGCTTCTACGATAAAATCAAGAAGAACAGGGACCTGGGGATGCACACACTATGTTTGCTTG CCCTCCTTTTTTTGTCCGCAGATATCAAAGTCAAAGAGCAGTCCATGGAGAACCTCATGAG GGGCCGTAAGATTTATGAACCGCCCAGGTTTATGACCGTGAGCCAGGCGGCTGAGCAGCTCCTGGAGATAGTACAAAACAGGAGGGAGCGGGGAGATGACCTGG CCATCAGCGAGGAGACCATATGTGTGGGTCTGGCCAGGGTGGGAGCAGAGGACCAGGTCATCCTCGCGGGGACACTCCGCCAACTGGCGTCATGTGACCTGGGCGGCCCGCTGCATTCCATGATCGTTACGGGTCACCTGCACCCGCTGGAGGTAGACATGTTGCGTTTGTCAGCTGCCACCCCCGACGCACTGCAGAACCTCCGAATGACCGACAGCTCAACGTACACCTCCTAA